From the genome of Pseudoxanthomonas sp.:
CCTGGCGTTCCATGGTCGCTGGAGCTTCGAATTCTCCAGTCCGGCCGGCAATCAACTTGGCTTGTGGGTGATCGCGGTCCCGGTGATTGGCGGCCTGATCGTCGGCGTGATGGCGCGCTGGGGTTCGCGTGCGATCCGGGGCCACGGGATTCCCGAGGCGATGGAACAGGTGCTGCTCAACGAGAGCCGTATTCCAGCCCGCATGACCTGGCTCAAGCCGGTGTCTTCGGCCGTGGCCATCGGCACGGGCGGTCCGTTCGGTGCGGAAGGGCCCATCATCGCCACCGGCGGTGCGGTGGGTTCGCTGATCGGCCAGCTGCTCCATGTGACCGCGGACGAGCGCAAGACGCTGCTTGCGGCTGGTGCCGCGGCCGGCATGGCTGCGGTGTTTTCCGCGCCCGTTTCGGCGGTGTTGCTGACGATCGAATTGCTGCTCTTCGAACGCCGGGCGCGCTCGCTGATCCCGGTGGCGCTGGCCGCGGTGATCGGCACCGGCGTCCGTTACGCGCTGGAAGGCAATGCGCCGATGTTTCCCATGCCGGACGTGGCATCGCCCGGGTTGTTGCCGATCGCCGCCTATATCGTGCTTGGGTTGATCACCGGGATCGTGGCGGTCGGCGTCACCAAACTGGCCTATGCCATCGAAGACGGCTTCGAGAAGCTGCCGATCCACTGGATGTGGTGGCCTGCACTGGGCGGCATCGTGGTCGGCGCGGTGGGGTATGTCATGCCGGCGACGCTTGGTGTGGGTTACGACAATATCGCCGCCGTCCTCGGTGGACGGATGGCGCTGGGCGGCATGATCGCGCTATGCCTGCTGAAGCTGCTTTCGTGGTCGGTAGCGCTGGGCAGCGGCACATCTGGCGGGACCCTGGCGCCGTTGTTCACCATCGGCGGTGCGCTGGGTGGCGTGGCAGGCGTGTTGCTGGCGAACTGGGCACCCTGGCTGGGCGTTGATCCGCGCCTGGCGGCACTGGTTTGCATGGCGGCCATCTTCGCCGGTTCGTCGCGTGCCTTCCTGACTTCGGTGGTGTTCGCTTTCGAGACCACGCAGCAGCCGCACGGCCTGCTTCCCCTGCTGGGTGGCTGCGCGGCGGCCTACCTCATCTCAGGTCTGATGATGCGCAACACCATCATGACCGAGAAGATCGTCCGTCGCGGTGTCCGGGTGCCGTCGGAGTATCTGGCTGACCACCTCGACAAGATCGCGGTAGGGGATGCATGCAGCAGGGACGTGGTGAGCCTCGATGCCTCCCAGCGCCTGGACGATGTGCGCAGCTGGCTGCTCGAAGCCGAAGCCCGGGCCAGGCACCAGGGATTCCCCGTGCTGGACGACCGTGGCCAGGTGATTGGCGTTGTCACAAGGCGCAATCTGCTTGGTCCACCCCTGCAGGGCGATCCGCTGGTCGGCTCATTGATCAAGCGCAGCCTGCTGGCCGTGCGGGAAGACCATTCACTGCGTGAGGCCGCGGACCATATGGTCGAATCCGACGTCGGCCGACTTGTTGTCCTCAGCAGGGAGAAGCCCCATCGCATGGTGGGCATCCTGACCCGCGGTGACCTGCTCGCCGCGCATGCGCAGCGGTTGCGCGAGGCCCGGCATCTCAATCGCCACCTTGGCCGGAAAGCGACGACGCGCTGAGTCTGCCGGCGAGGGTCCGGAGTATTTCCTGCATCATGAAGGGCGTGCGCTGGCTGCCCTGGGGCGCTTTTCCGTTCCTGGTGGCCGGGAATCCGGGCTATCCGCCAGCCGATCCGGTCTTTACCCTTGCAGGCCCGTAGATTCTCGCCCGGCGTTGCATTCCGCCCATGACCGAACCGACTCATTCCGTGCCCGGCCTGACGACCCGTGGAATCAATACGCCGCTGTCGCTGCGCGACTACCGCCTGATCGCGTTCGACATGGACTCCACGCTGATCACCATCGAGTGTATCGATGAGATCGCTGACGCGGCAGGACTGAAGGAGCAGGTTGCAGCGATCACCGAAGCGACCATGCGCGGCGAGATCACCGACTTCCGCGAAAGCCTCACCCGTCGGGTGGCGTTGCTGAAAGGCGTGCCGGTCGAGGCGCTGCAGGCGGTGTACGACGAGCGCCTGCAGCTGACGCCCGGTGCGGAAACGCTGGTGGCCGCGTGCAAGGCCGCCGGCCTGAAAGTGCTGCTGGTGTCCGGTGGGTTCACCTTCTTCGCTGAACGCCTGCGTCCGCGGCTGGGGCTGGATTTCGTGCGCGCCAACTTGCTGGAAGACGCCGATGGCGCGCTCACCGGGCGCGTGCTGCCGCAGGCCTGGGGCGATATCTGCGACGGCGCGGTCAAGCGTGCCACGTTGCTGGAGGTCGCCTCGTTGATGGGGATCGACCCGGCGCAGACGATCGCCGTGGGCGATGGTTCCAACGACATCCCGATGATGCAGGCCGCCGGCCTGTCGGTGGCATTCCACGCCAAGCCGAAGGTGCGCGAAGTGGCCGATGTGTCCATCGGCGAAGGCGGGCTGGATCGACTGCTGGAGCTGTTCGCCTGACGTTTTGGCGTTCGCACAACACGCCGTTGTTTCAGTAAAAAAGCCGCCGCGGGTGCAGATCCGCGGCGGCTTTTCTACGATCAGGACTCAGGCCAGACGACCGGCGATCGTCTTGCGCACGGCCTGCAGGTCATCGACGAAGGCCTTGATGCCATCGGCGAGTTTCTCCCTGGCCATCGGGTCGGCGTCGATGTCGGCCTTGAATTTGGCCGCATCCACCGGCGTGTGGCTGCCGCCTTCGGCCTTGGCCGGGACCAGCTTGGCGGGCAGGTCGCCGTGGTCGGCGTCCAGCTTGTCCAGCAGGTCGGGCGAGATGGTCAGGCGGTCGCAGCCGGCGAGGGCTTCGATCTGCTCGGTGGAGCGGAACGAGGCACCCATCACCACGGTCTTGATGCCGCGACGCTTGAAGGTGTCGTAAACGCCACGCACGAACTTCACGCCCTGGTCGTCGTCGATGGTCGCCGGTGCCTGGCCATTGGCCTTGTACCAGTCCAGGATGCGGCCAACGAACGGCGAGATCAGGAACGCGCCCGCCTCGGCGCAGGCGATGGCCTGGGTCGGGTTGAAGATCAGCGTGCAGTTGGTGTCGATGCCGTCGGCCTGCAGCTGGCGCGCGGCTTCCACGCCTTCCCAGGTCGAGGCGACCTTGATCAGGATGCGGTCCTTGGACACGCCGGCTTCGGCGTACATGGCGATGAACTTCTTCGCCTTGGCCACGGTGGCGGCGGTGTCGTAGGCCAGGTCGGCGTCGACCTCGGTCGACACCCGGCCCTGGATCAGGCCCGACAGTTTGGTGCCCACGCCGATGGTCAGGCGGTCGACGACTTCGTGGACCAGTGCGTCGGTCACCGCGCCCTGGCTTTTGGCCCAGGCGATCTGTTCGTCGATCAGTTCGGCGTAGACCGGCAGGTCCAGCGCTTTCTTCACCAGAGTGGGGTTGGTGGTGCAGTCGACCGGCTTCAGGCGCTTGATCGCGTCGAAGTCGCCAGTGTCGGCCACGACCACGGACAGGTTGCGCAGTTGTTCGAGTTTGCTTGGGGACGTCATGGTCTTCTCGATCCGTTTATCTGTTCTTGATTCGGGAAAAATGTTCTCACGCACGACGTTGCGTGGTCGTGGATGCTTTCTTGCGCGCAGGTGGCAGCGCGCGGGTGGTGGCCGGATCCAGCAGGTCGGCCGGCAATTCGCGGAACACCTGTGCCAGTTGGGTCAGGAACGTGTTCATGGCCGAACTCTTGCGCCAGACCATTGCGATGCGGCGACTGGGGTGCGAGTCGCTGAAGCCGAGCAGGTGGATGTTGTCCGAGCGCGCCACCGGTGGCTTGACCGCCAGCGTGGGCAGCAGGGTCATGCCGACTTCGGCGGCGACCATCTGCCGCAGCGTCTCCAGGCTGGTGGCGCGGAATTCGGATTTTTCGTTGGCGCCGGACAGGCGGCAGACTTCCAGCGCCTGTTCGCGCAGGCAGTGGCCGTCTTCCAGCAGCAGCAGCTTCTGCTCGTTCAATTCGGCCAGGGTCAGGCTGGCACGTGATGCCAGTGGGTGGTGCTCGGGCACGGCCAGGACGAAGGGTTCCTCGAACAGGAACTCGACGTGCAGCTGGTCTTCGTCGATGGGCAGGGCGAGCAGGCCGGCGTCGAGCCTGCCTTCGCGCAGGCGCTGCAGCAGCACGTCGCTTTTCTCTTCGACCAGCAGCAGTTCCAGCTGCGGGAAGCGCGCGCGGATGGCGGGCACCACGTGCGGCAGCAGGTACGGGCCCAGCGTGGGGAAGATGCCCAGCTTGACCGTGCCCGCTTCCGGGTCCTGGCTGCGGCGGGCGGCTTCCTTCATCTGGTCCACTTCGGCCACGATCCGGCGCGCTCGCTCGGCGGCATCGCGGCCTGCAGGCGTCAGCATCACCTTGCGCGGGGCACGCTCGACCAACGACACGCCCAGTTCGTCCTCCAGCTTCTTGATCTGGGTGGACAGGGTGGGCTGGCTGACGAAGCTGGCCGCAGCTGCCCGGCCGAAGTGCATGTGGTCGGCAAGGGCGACCAGGTATTTGAGGTCACGCAGGTTCACGCGAGCGGTTCCGCCTTGGGCTGTCCGGCCATCGGTGCCGTCGATGCATTCAACGCCTTTTGCATCGTCTGATCAATCGCTGGCAGGTGAACGAGGGAATAAAAACGCCCGCCGGGGTCACCGGCGGGCGTGCGTCGACATCGTGGGGGAGGTCGGTGAGGCGAGGACTCAGGCCGCCTCGGTCTCGACTACCGGTGCCTCAACCGGGGCACTGTGGCGGATCAGGTGGTCGAAGGCGCTAAGCGCGGCCTTGGAGCCTTCGCCCATGGCGATCACGATCTGCTTGTACGGCACCGTGGTCGCATCGCCGGCGGCGAACACACCCGGAACGCTGGTCTGGCCGCGCTCGTCGACAATGATCTCGCCGCGCGGTGACAGTCCCACCGTGCCCTTGAGCCATTCGGTGTTCGGCAGCAGGCCGATCTGCACGAAGATGCCTTCCAGCTCGATGGTGTGCTGTGCGTCGTTGGTGCGGTCCGTGTAGGACAGGCCATTCACCTTGCTGCCATCGCCATGCACTTCGGTGGACAGCGCCGACATCACGATGGTCACGTTGGGCAGGCTGCGCAGCTTGCGCTGCAGGACTTCATCGGCACGCAGCTTGTGGTCGAACTCGATCAGGGTGACGTGCTTGACGATGCCGGCCAGGTCGATGGCCGCTTCCACGCCGGAGTTGCCGCCGCCGATCACCGCCACGCGCTTGCCCTTGAACAGCGGGCCATCGCAGTGCGGGCAGTAGGCCACGCCCTTGTTCCTGTACTCGTTCTCGCCGGGCACGTTCATCTGCCGCCAGCGCGCACCGGTGGACAGGATCACGGTCTTGCCCTGGAGCGTGGCGCCATTGGCCAGCTCGATCGAGATCAGGCCATCGTCACCGGCCGGCACCAGTTTCTCGGCGCGCTGCAGGTTCATGATGTCCACCTCGTACTGGCGCACATGGGCTTCCAGCGCCGCGGCCATCTTCGGGCCTTCGGTCTCCTGCACGGAGATGAAGTTCTCGATCGCCATCGTATCCAGCACCTGGCCACCGAAGCGCTCCGCCGCCACACCCGTGCGGATGCCCTTGCGTGCGGCGTACACCGCCGCCGCTGCGCCGGCCGGGCCGCCGCCCACGATCAGCACCTCGAACGGTGCCTTGGCCGAGATCTTCGATGCGTCGCGCTTGGCCGCACCAGCGTCCAGACGCCCGACGATCTCTTCCACGTTCATGCGGCCCTGGCCGAAGGTCTCGCCGTTGAGGTACACGGTCGGTACCGACATCACCTGGCGCTTTTCGACCTCCTCGGGGAACACCGCGCCGTCGATGGCCACGTGCTGGATGCGGGGATTCAGCACCGCCATCAGGTTCAACGCCTGCACCACGTCCGGGCAGTTCTGGCAGCTCTGCGAGAAATAGGTTTCGAACTTATAGTCGCCGTCCAGGCCCTGGATCTGTTCGATCGTGTCCAGCGCGGCCTTGGACGGATAACCGCCCACCTGCAGCAGCGCCAGCACCAGCGAGGTGAACTCGTGGCCCATCGGCAGGCCGGCAAAGCGCAGGTGGATGTCCTGGCCCGGCGAGTTCAGTGCAAACGATGGGGTGTGCGCGTCGCCATTGCGGTGTTCGACCAGCGAGACCTGGTCGGACAGCAGCACGATGTCGCCCAGCAACTCCAGCATTTCCCTGGACGTGGCCGAATCGTCGACCGAGGCGATGATTTCCACCGGGCGGGTGATGCGCTCCAGGTAGGCCTTGAGCTGGGTCTTGAGGGTGTCGTCCAACATGTGGCGTCTCCAGATAGCGGGAACAGATATGCCTGCCCGGTTGGGCAGAAGGGATGCGAGAGGCAAACCGCAAGCCGCGCCGGGCGTGCGGAAGAAGCGGATTCCGGTTTGCCGCCGGTGCCTTCCCCTCGCAACGAGGGGAAGGCGATCAGGCAAGGACTTAGATCTTGCCAACCAGGTCCAGCGACGGAGCCAGGGTCTTGGCGCCTTCCTTCCACTTGGCCGGGCACACTTCGCCCGGGTGGGCAGCCACGTACAGGGCTGCCTTGACCTTGCGCAGGGTTTCGGTCGCGTCGCGGCCGATGCCTTCAGCGGTGATTTCCACCGACTGGATCACGCCGTTCGGATCGATGATGAAGGTGCCGCGGTCG
Proteins encoded in this window:
- a CDS encoding chloride channel protein, which codes for MQENPVDPPTRAALPVAPSMSATLAEAGMPRQFNPLDRRVLWISALAMVLGGAVAGIARLLTGLIGLVTNLAFHGRWSFEFSSPAGNQLGLWVIAVPVIGGLIVGVMARWGSRAIRGHGIPEAMEQVLLNESRIPARMTWLKPVSSAVAIGTGGPFGAEGPIIATGGAVGSLIGQLLHVTADERKTLLAAGAAAGMAAVFSAPVSAVLLTIELLLFERRARSLIPVALAAVIGTGVRYALEGNAPMFPMPDVASPGLLPIAAYIVLGLITGIVAVGVTKLAYAIEDGFEKLPIHWMWWPALGGIVVGAVGYVMPATLGVGYDNIAAVLGGRMALGGMIALCLLKLLSWSVALGSGTSGGTLAPLFTIGGALGGVAGVLLANWAPWLGVDPRLAALVCMAAIFAGSSRAFLTSVVFAFETTQQPHGLLPLLGGCAAAYLISGLMMRNTIMTEKIVRRGVRVPSEYLADHLDKIAVGDACSRDVVSLDASQRLDDVRSWLLEAEARARHQGFPVLDDRGQVIGVVTRRNLLGPPLQGDPLVGSLIKRSLLAVREDHSLREAADHMVESDVGRLVVLSREKPHRMVGILTRGDLLAAHAQRLREARHLNRHLGRKATTR
- the serB gene encoding phosphoserine phosphatase SerB → MTEPTHSVPGLTTRGINTPLSLRDYRLIAFDMDSTLITIECIDEIADAAGLKEQVAAITEATMRGEITDFRESLTRRVALLKGVPVEALQAVYDERLQLTPGAETLVAACKAAGLKVLLVSGGFTFFAERLRPRLGLDFVRANLLEDADGALTGRVLPQAWGDICDGAVKRATLLEVASLMGIDPAQTIAVGDGSNDIPMMQAAGLSVAFHAKPKVREVADVSIGEGGLDRLLELFA
- a CDS encoding transaldolase, yielding MTSPSKLEQLRNLSVVVADTGDFDAIKRLKPVDCTTNPTLVKKALDLPVYAELIDEQIAWAKSQGAVTDALVHEVVDRLTIGVGTKLSGLIQGRVSTEVDADLAYDTAATVAKAKKFIAMYAEAGVSKDRILIKVASTWEGVEAARQLQADGIDTNCTLIFNPTQAIACAEAGAFLISPFVGRILDWYKANGQAPATIDDDQGVKFVRGVYDTFKRRGIKTVVMGASFRSTEQIEALAGCDRLTISPDLLDKLDADHGDLPAKLVPAKAEGGSHTPVDAAKFKADIDADPMAREKLADGIKAFVDDLQAVRKTIAGRLA
- a CDS encoding LysR substrate-binding domain-containing protein produces the protein MNLRDLKYLVALADHMHFGRAAAASFVSQPTLSTQIKKLEDELGVSLVERAPRKVMLTPAGRDAAERARRIVAEVDQMKEAARRSQDPEAGTVKLGIFPTLGPYLLPHVVPAIRARFPQLELLLVEEKSDVLLQRLREGRLDAGLLALPIDEDQLHVEFLFEEPFVLAVPEHHPLASRASLTLAELNEQKLLLLEDGHCLREQALEVCRLSGANEKSEFRATSLETLRQMVAAEVGMTLLPTLAVKPPVARSDNIHLLGFSDSHPSRRIAMVWRKSSAMNTFLTQLAQVFRELPADLLDPATTRALPPARKKASTTTQRRA
- the ahpF gene encoding alkyl hydroperoxide reductase subunit F: MLDDTLKTQLKAYLERITRPVEIIASVDDSATSREMLELLGDIVLLSDQVSLVEHRNGDAHTPSFALNSPGQDIHLRFAGLPMGHEFTSLVLALLQVGGYPSKAALDTIEQIQGLDGDYKFETYFSQSCQNCPDVVQALNLMAVLNPRIQHVAIDGAVFPEEVEKRQVMSVPTVYLNGETFGQGRMNVEEIVGRLDAGAAKRDASKISAKAPFEVLIVGGGPAGAAAAVYAARKGIRTGVAAERFGGQVLDTMAIENFISVQETEGPKMAAALEAHVRQYEVDIMNLQRAEKLVPAGDDGLISIELANGATLQGKTVILSTGARWRQMNVPGENEYRNKGVAYCPHCDGPLFKGKRVAVIGGGNSGVEAAIDLAGIVKHVTLIEFDHKLRADEVLQRKLRSLPNVTIVMSALSTEVHGDGSKVNGLSYTDRTNDAQHTIELEGIFVQIGLLPNTEWLKGTVGLSPRGEIIVDERGQTSVPGVFAAGDATTVPYKQIVIAMGEGSKAALSAFDHLIRHSAPVEAPVVETEAA